The following nucleotide sequence is from Nitrospira sp..
GTTACCAGCTTCCCGCCACCCTGTTGCCAGGGGTGACCTTGGTGATTTCTCCGCTCATCGCGCTAATGCAGGATCAAGTCACTAGTTTGAAGGCGCGGGGGATTGCCGCGGCGGCGTTCCACTCCGGGCTTTCCGAGCAGGAGCGGGATCGAGTGGTATTGGATCTCAAACTGCGCCGGTTACAGTTGCTCTATCTCGCTCCGGAGCGGATGCAGCACGAGCGGTTTCTCAGGTTGCTCCGCTCGCTGTGGGTGTCGTTACTCGTCGTCGACGAAGCGCATTGCATTTCCCAGTGGGGGCATGATTTCCGCCCGGACTATCTGAACATCGGCCGGTTGCGCCGGGAACTCGAGAACCCCCCTTGCCTGGCCTTGACGGCCACGGCGACCGCGCGTGTGCAGGCAGACTTGTGCGATCGATTGTCGCTTCAGGACCCGCTTCGCCTGGTGACCGGCTTTCGACGCTCTAACCTCGCGCTGTCTGTCCGCCTCTGCCGGTCCCGCCAGGAAAAGCTCGCGACATTGGATCGTGTGGTGCGTGAATACGAAACGGGCACCATTCTGGTCTATTGCGCCACACGCCGGGCGGTGGAGGAGGTGGCGGCCTGTTTGGGGCAGTCGCAGGCGTCCGTCGGGTATTATCACGCCGGCTTGTCGGATGAAGAGCGGCGGAAGGTGCATGACCAATTTCGGGCGGGAGCGGTGAGGATCTTGGCGGCGACCAATGCGTTCGGCATGGGGATCGATAAGGCTGATGTTCGACTGGTGGTGCATTTCGATATTCCGGGAAGCCTGGAGGCCTACTATCAGGAAGTGGGCCGGGCGGGGCGCGATGGCCGACCTGCCGCCTGTCTGCTGCTGTTTCATGAACGGGATGTGGCCACCCAGGAATACTTCATTCAGCAAGCGTCGAAAGAATCCGGCAGCTCGGCACGCGCCGATCGCATGAGGACATTGCTTCAGGACTTGCTGGACTACGTGTCGGTGTCGACGTGCCGGCAACTCGCCATTCTCGACTACTTCAGTGACGAGGCCGAACGGGCCCTGGGGCCCTGCGGGCTGTGTGATCGTTGCGTGACAACACCCCGGCTCAGTGGGGATGTCGTCGGGGATGAGGCTGCCTGCGCGAAGGCGGTGCTGGCGGCGGTCTCCTGGTGTACGGGTCGATTTGGTGTGAGCCGCATCGTCGATATGCTCCGCGGGAGTCGATCGAAGGCGCTGCTCACCTATGGGGCCGAAGAATGTCCGGGGTATGGGGGCTATCACGCATGGTCAAAGACAGCGTTGACTCGGCTCGTGAAGGCCCTCATCGAGGCGGGCTATCTGCAGGTCGAGGGACTGGAGTATCCCACGCTCGACCTCACGCGTAAGGGACAGGAGGCTTTGAAGGGAATCGCTCCTCTACTCTTGTGCGAGCAGGCTGAAGCTCCGGCAGCGTCGTCGCTGAAACCTCAAGGGAGTGGGCGAGACCACGCGATGGCGCCTCTGCATACCACCGTAGTGGATACGCAGCTCTTTGAACGACTTCGCCAGCTGCGGCGGGAGTTAGCCGAGGAAGAAGGGGTCGCGCCCTTTGTTATTTTTCACGACAAGACCCTTCGGAATATCGCCGGATACAAACCCGTGACGCTTGCCGCCCTGCTGGAGATTCCCGGGATCGGCGAGGTCAAGGTGGAGCGGTATGGCCGCCGAGTGCTCGGTGTGGTGAACGAGGTGTGTGACTAGGCTGTGCTGTTCCTATTGTCCGACCACCCCTTCTTCTTTCGCGTATTTGTAAAAATGATCAGGAAGGCGGTCCACGATTACCGTCTCAAGTTCCCGGCCTTTCGAAACTGCTCTTGCAGTTCAGCATACGTGGTCGTCACCGGAAATTGAGGGAACTCCTTCGGGAGATGGTCGGGCGGGCGGAAAAAGAATCCGGCGTGAGCCTCTCCCAGCATGGCGGTGTCGTTGTAGGCGTCCCCTGCCGCCATGACACGAAAATTCAGATTCTTCAACGCGGCCACCGCATGTTTTTTCTGGTTCGGCTGGCGGAGTTTATAGTTGACGATCTTGCCGGTCGGCCCAACCTCCAGTTGATTGCAGAAAATCGTCGGATATCCGAGCTGCCGCATCAAGGGAAGTGCGAATTCATAAAACGTATCCGACAGAATGATGACCTGTGTCCGTTCCCGCAGCCAGGCAATGAATTCGGCTGCGCCTTCCATCGGTCCCATGGCGTCGATCACGGATTGAATGTCTGCCAGGGTCAGGCCATGTTGATCCAGGATGCTCAAGCGGCGTGTCATCAGGGCATCGTAATCCGGCATCTCGCGGGTAGTGATCTTGAGCTCTTCGATGCCGGTCTTGATGGCAAAGTTCACCCAAATCTCAGGCACCAGTACGCCCTCAAGGTCCAGACACACAATTACGGGGTTCTGCATTCATCCTCCTGCGGGAATTGATGGGTGGTGAAAAATGTGCTTTTCGGTAAGGTAGTGATAGGGACCAACCAGCGGTCTGCCCTATCACGCGTTACTACGACGGGCCTTTTCTTGACTGAGATACCGCCAGATTTTGTCCATCGCTTTCTCAAATAGTTCCGTGCCGGCCCATTGGTTGGTCTGCTCCTCCTTATGCCGTCTGGCCCAATCGACGGCCAGCGGGAGCGGGATCAGCCTGGGCGCCGTCCCGCTCAGGTCAGCCCAGAGCAGGCTCAGAGCCGTACTGAGACGAACGGCAACGGGAACCGGCTGGACGGTCTGCTTGGTCATCTCCTGACATTCTGTGGCCGGTGAGGTGACAGCAAGCTCCCGGCAGGCTGCAGGCCGATCGGCGTAAATGCTACAGGTTTCGTTGTCGAGAAAGGGGCAGGGCATACGAAGCGCGTAGTAGGCCCGGTTCAACGGCTCGATGGCCTCGTCATTCAACGGCTCGGAAGAATCGGCCAGCGAAGAGAGTTGCTTCAGGATGCCGGCGCGAGCCAGTTGTTGCTGGGCCAGGTCGAGTTTGGCCAGCAGGCGATTCCGTTCATTCTGGTCCAGTTGGTCGATGGCGTTGGTGAGAGCAAAGGCTTCCGGCACCGAAATCGGTACGAGCATCCGGCAGCAGGCGGCGCAGCCCTTTTCGCACGAAATCCTCTGGCCGGCTTCGAGCAATCGGCGTTGTTCCAGCACCTGGGCTTCTTCTCCGAGACTGCGCATGAGTGGGAGAATCGCGGTGATCGGTACGAAGCCTGTCGGCACGCCTACGGCAGTGCTGATTGCTCCGCTTGGAGTCTGCAGAGAGATTTCAAAGTGTTCAACGGCAGTGTGGTTACTCACGAATACCCATCTTGGAGTCCGAACGGGAGCCACTTGCGTGATGGCATTCGAGCCATGCTGCGCAGCCGCTATCATAGAGAACCTCAGAATCAGGGGTCAACCAACGCCTCTTCGCCCTGAGTCTTGCCCCGGGAGGACCGTTGCGGCTACTCTGTCGTCGATGCGCTTGTCCGGCCATATCATTGGATTGCTGAAAGAATACATGCGGGATCTTGTCGAGCAAGCGCGGCAGGAGTCGCAGGCTCAGGAGGCCTTCGGCTTCTCGGCACCTCCCTACCAGCCGGATCATGCCATTGCCGACTTATTGGCTATTCTAGATGACCGCATCGAGTCGGAAGGGGTGCAAGTCGGGCTGCCCAGTGAGTTTTTGCATGAGATGTGGCGGCGCTGCAACGAAGCGCGCAGTGAGATCGCCGATCGTGTGTGGCTCGAGAGCAATCTCGGTCCGTCCGGTCTTTCCAAGGCTCGTGTTCGTGAGCTGACCTATGCGGCCATCATCGATCAACTCGAGGCGAGCGCCTCCGACGAATAGTGCACTGGGTGATCTGTCTGCTTGGACGGTAGCGAGTTCCATGTTTCTAATCCCTTCCGACAAGCCGATAAAAGAAGATGCCCACCACTTCCTCAATCGCGTCGGTCGTCATGGAAAGGGCTTTAGAATTGGGGAGGAGGTCGAACAGGGTGAAGTGTTCCCATGCCTGCACGGGGCTATGTCGTGCCTTGTACCCGCAAGGAGCCGGGGTAACGGATAACCCTTGTTTAACGAAGAACTCCATTGCGCGAGGCATGTGATAGGCGTCAGTGACCAGGAGAACCCGGCTGTTTCCCAGAAGCGTGCGCGTATGGATGGCGTTTTCGTAGGTGGTTCTGGATCGATCTTCCAAAAGAATGGCCGATTCCGGGACCCCGAGTTCTATGGCCAATCGTTTCATTTCGTGGGACTCCAGCAGGCCGGTTCGGCGGACGGTCGCGTCGCCTCCTGACAGGAGTATCTTCTTGGCCAGGCCCGCCCGCCAGTAGGTGGTTCCACAGACCGTGCGCTGGCGAGACGCATCCATGAGTTCATCGACCGGCCGGAGAGAGCCCTTCGGCAGGATGCCTCCTGCCAGCACCACGATGGCATCAAATCTCACGGAGGATTCTGCCTGAAAAGGAGGATATCGCCCTTCCAGCATGGCCATATAGCTATTCGAAAGCAGCGGTGTCGCAGTCAGCAGGACGAGCAACGCCGTGCTGAGAGTCAACCGTCTGAGCCATGCTGTGCGTCTTGGGGTGACCGGCAGGAAGGTGGTTACGAATGTGAGCACTGCGGCCATGGCAATCCAAGACAGTGGATAGATTGCGAACTTGGCGAGCTTGTACACTCCGAACCATGCAGGGCTAAGATCCACCTTGCGCCTCTTTAGCAAACAGCAGCCGCAGCATACACTGAGGGCGTACAGACACCAAGTGTTGAGGAGGATTCGATGGCAGACGGACGGCACTATTGGTTGATGAAATCCGAACCCGAGGTCTTTTCAATCGATGATCTTGCTGGGTCACCGAAGGGAACGACTTCGTGGGATGGCGTACGGAACTATCAGGCGCGTAACTTTATGCGGGCAATGAAAATCGGGGATCAGGTCCTCTTTTACCACAGCAATGCCAATCCGCCCGCGGTGGCGGGAGTCGCGGAAGTGGTGAAAACGGCTTACCCCGATGCCACGCAGTTCGACAAGCGGGATGCGCACTACGATCCGGCCAGCAGACCGGATCAGCCGCGCTGGGATATGGTCGATATCCGGTTTATTCGCAAATTCGTCGCACCGCTGTCGTTGGATCTACTGCGTGCACAGGTTGGCCTCAAGGGAATGGAATTGCTTCGAAAGGGATCGCGACTATCGGTTCAGCCGGTGCGGGCGGCTGAGTGGAATGAAGTTATCAGGCTGGCAGAGGTACAGGAAGGCAGCTAGGAAGGTCCGGGAAGAACTGGATTCCGGACGACAGGTGTCCTCGGTTCAGAACAGGTCAGCTACGAGCCTTTCCATCATCCAGATATCGATGTTGCCAGTCGAGCCAGGCATGCCCCAGTTCGTGGGCGAGAATGTATCTACGCCTTGTGACGGGCAGGCGTTTGCGGATATAGATGGTTTTAGCTTCATTATCCCAAATCCCATCCGCATTCGAATCCTGCCGGTCCATCTCGGAGTCTGTAACCTGCCTGATCATGATGTGGTAGCCGAACGGAAGGATGACTTTGTTTGGTATTCGCACCATGCCCCTCACGGTCGTATCAAATAGGTGGCCTCAGCCAGAAATTCCTGCTCCGGAATAGCCTAACATATTTCCCCGTTCCTCTTCCTGCCAAAATATTATTTATTATCAGTGACTTGCGAGATATTGCCGCTTCATCGCTGTATTGCGGCTCGGTGGTAGTTGCGCAATTTTCGATGGCGATGAGACGGCGCTGAGGATTTCAATTGAAAGATGGGATGGTGTATCATGCCCCCCATGGTTGAGAAACTTCTTGCGCAAGAACTCGCGAACCCCTATCCCGCAGTCGTTCGGATCGTGGGCGTAAAGATCCGTGACCGTGGAGAAGTGAAGAAATTCGATGCCGGAGAGGCGTCGCTAGTGATGGGGGATCGGGTGCTGCTCGAAGTGGCCGGCGAGTTGAGCTACGGGGTCGTTTACGGGGCTCCTCAGGTGATGCCGTTCATTCCGCCCATGCGCGTGCTTCAGCCGATCACCCGGAAGGCGACAGGGGAAGATGTGGCCACGATCGATCGGTACGAACGGTTGGCATCGGAGGGAATGAAGGCCTGTCGGGAGCAGGCGGCGGCCCTAGGGCTCAGAATGAAACTTGTGGAGGTGTTCTGCTCGTTTCATCGCCGGCAGATGACCTTTGTCTATACCGCTGAGGATCGAATCGATTTTCGCGAGTTGGTTCGCTTGTTGGCGCGCCGATTCGGCGGGCGCATTGAAATGCGTCAAGTCGGGGTACGCGACGAAGCCAGTCGGTTGGGCGGGATCGATACATGCGGTCTGGTACTCTGTTGTGCCGCGTTCCTCACTGAAGTGAAGCCGGTGACTGTCAAGCAAGCACGGGTGTTGGGGCTTCCTGTCGATGACCCCAAATTACTCGGTGTCTGTGGTCGCCTCAAGTGTTGCCTCTTGTTTGAAGCAATGGACAATCCCTCCTCAAAACCATCGGCCCTGATTAACCCGTCCCGTTCACGCCTCGCTACGTCGTAATCCACAGCAGTTCACAAGAGTAGTGCTCTCATTCGTCTCCCCGGCCCCGCTCTGTCCTCGCCTTTCGTTGAGAAAAGACGGTTCTTTTCGTCCGAAGGAGTATAATGGGCTGTGAGGTGACGGATGCCTCAGGTGTTGGTCCTTGGAGCCGGGAAAATCGGGTCCCTCGTGGCTGGGCTGCTGTCGGCTACCGGGCAGTACCGGGTTCACCTGGCCGATCTTACGCTTGATGCCCCGAAGCGACTGGTTGATGAGTTGTCGTTGTCCGCGGTTACTCCTTGTGCCTTGGACGTGCGGCGACCAGATGCGGTTGCGGCATACGTCGGCTCCTCCCCATTCGATGCGGTGATCTCCAGCCTGCCGTACTTCTGCAATCCGACCGTTGCTGAAATCGCCCGAGCCCACCAACTCCATTATTTCGACCTGACCGAAGACGTGGCCGTGACTGGTCGCGTCAAGGCGATCAGCGCAGGCGCCGATCGTGCGTTTATTCCTCAGTGCGGGTTGGCGCCCGGGTTCATCAGCATCGTGACGAATGACCTTATCGGCCATTTTGAATCCATTGATAACGTGAAGATGCGTGTCGGCGCCTTGCCTGTTCATCCGAGCAACGCGCTGAAGTATTCCCTCACCTGGTCCACCGACGGGTTGATCAATGAGTATGCCAACGTCTGTGTCGGCATCGAGGGCGGGGAAGAAGTCCAGCTGCAGCCGTTGGAGGGCTATGAGACGATTGAATTGGACGGGTTGCTCTACGAGGCCTTCAACACGTCCGGCGGCCTGGGCACTCTCGCGGACACGTACCGCGGACGGGTCCGAACCATGAATTATAAGACCCTGCGGTATCCCGGGCATTGCGAAAAAATTCAATTTCTCATGAAGGACCTCAAGTTGAATGAGGATCGGGAGACGCTCAAGCGAATCCTGGAGAGAGCGATTCCTCAGACGCAGCAGGACGTGGTGTTGATCTATGCGGCTGTGACCGGCACCAGGCAGGGTGAGCTGTTCGAGGAGACCTATGTGAAAAAGGTGTATCCGCGGACGATCCTCGGGCGGCTTTGGTCTGCCATTCAGGTTACGACAGCATCGTCGCTGTGCTGTGTCGTTGATCTTGTGATGGCCAGACCGTCAGCGTATCGTGGCTTCGTCACGCAGGAACACTTCCACTTGCAGGATGTGCTGAGCAATCGCTTCGGGGATTGTTTCCGGGCCTAACGGCATCATGACGATACAGGAACTGTTCAAGACCTTGGGGTTGATGCAGGAACAGCCCGGAGGATGTCTCGCCTCTGCGACGGGGAGTCGCACCACCGACGCCGGCATCGTCGAGTCCCGTAATCCATCAACGGGAGAGCCGCTGGCACGAGTGTTCGGGTGTTCCCTTGCCGATTACGAGGTGCTCGTAGCCGGATCGCAGCAGGTTCAGGCTGCGTGGCGGATGGTGCCGGCGCCGAAGCGCGGCGAGGTGGTGCGTCTGATAGGCCAGGCACTGCGAGAACACAAGGATGCCTTGGGCACGCTGGTGTCGTTGGAGGTGGGTAAGATCAAGTCCGAGGGCGACGGCGAAGTGCAGGAGATGATCGATATGGCGGACTTCGCCGTCGGGCTGTCACGCATGTTGTACGGACAGACCATGCATTCAGAGCGTGCACGGCATCGAATGTATGAGCAGTGGCATCCATTGGGTGTGGTGGGTGTCATTACGGCGTTCAACTTTCCTGTGGCGGTCTGGGCCTGGAATGCCTTTATTGCCGCGGTAACCGGCAACACCGTGTTGTGGAAGCCGTCACCGAAAGCTCCGCTCTGCGCATTGGCGGTTCAGCGGCTGTGCAGTCGTGTGCTGGAAGAGGCCGGGTATCCCGGTGTCTTCGCACTCGTTACGACCGATCGCGTCGAGTTGGCCGAGCGGATGGTGCGGGACGAGCGGCTGCCGTTGATCTCCTTCACCGGCTCGGTGCCCGTCGGGAGGCACGTCGCGGAGGTGGTCGGACATCGGCTGGGCCGGAGTCTTCTGGAATTGAGCGGGAACAACGCCGTCATTGTGGACGAAACAGCCGATCTGGATTTGGCGACACGAGCCATCGTCTTCGGAGCCGTCGGCACGGCGGGGCAGCGGTGCACCAGTACCAGGCGTCTAATCGTGCAGGAATCTCAATACTCGAAGCTGGTTCCTCGCCTCTTATCGGCCTATGCGCAGGTGAAAATAGGCGACCCGCTCCAATTCGATGTGCTGATGGGACCGCTTATCGACGGGGAGGCGGTGGCGCAGTATCTGGCTGCTCTTGAGGAAGTAAAAAAGGCGGGCGGTGAGGTGCTGTGCGGAGGGCGTGCCTTGTCTCGTCCCGGACATTTTGTCGAGCCCACGATCGTGCGGGCGCAGAACCACTGGGATATCGTCCAGCGGGAAACCTTTGCGCCGATTCTGTACGTCATGACCTATCGAACGCTGGACGAGGCCATCCGGATGCACAATGCAGTTCCACAGGGACTGTCCTCCGCGCTGTTTACCACCCATCTTCGAAACAGCGAGACCTTCTTGTCTGCGATCGGCAGCGACTGTGGCATTGCTAACGTGAATATCGGGACGTCCGGTGCGGAAATCGGCGGGGCATTCGGTGGAGAGAAAAACACGGGTGGCGGACGGGAAGCCGGTTCCGATGCCTGGAAGGCCTACATGCGTCGACAAACCAACACGATTAATTGGGGAACTGAGTTGCCGTTGGCCCAGGGGGTGACGTTCGGGCGAGTGGAAGGAGGGAACGATGGGGCAAGAAGCTGACCTCGATGCGTTGATGGCTCGTATGACGGCCGACTTTCTGGCGCAGAATAGTGCAGGCCGGATGCTTCGCCGCGCGCTGGATGACGTCGGGGTTGGGTTTATCCCGGTGATCGACCATGTCACTATCCGGACGATGGATATTGATCGGCGCGCCGAGGAATTTCTCGCGTTGGGGTATCGGTACGATGAAACGCTGCATTATGACGATTGGTATGCCAAAGTATTTCGGCGGGCCGGGTATCCGGCGTTGTTTGTCGATCAGGCCTATCCGGACGACCGTGGCAAGACCAGCATCATCCCACGCTGGGTCGAGAAATTCGGTGATCAGGTGTTTCACCATGTGGCGGTCCGTGTCGAAGACATCGAGCAGGCCATTCTCAAATTGAAGGCCAAGGGCGTGGTCTTTGCCGGCGAGATCGTCGGGGCCCGGGGAGGTACGTTGCGCCAAATTTTTACCGCCCCTGAGATGCTGGATGGGCAGCCCTTTTCCGTGCTTGAATTGGCTGAGCGGCATCAGGGTTATCAGGGATTTCTTCCTCCACAGGCTGACAGTCTTATGCGCTCGACAATGCGAGGCCTCTAAGGCCGCAGGCGTCGGCGGACCGCTGCTCGGCGGTCGCGATGTGTGGGCAGTCTCATCCCGCCGCCAAAAGAGTGCCTCGACCAGATGTGTTGAAATGCGTACAATGCGCCCTGTCGACCAAACCAGGTCGAGAGTGTCTCGCATGTGCGGTCTCAACAGGAGGTTTTCTTCATGGTGCGATCCAACGCGACGTTACGCTTGATTCTTGCACTGCTCCTCCTCTGTGCACTTGGAGCAGGAAGTGGTTCCGTACAAGCATCGCCGTCCGGCCATGCCCCTCATGGCACCGTGACGATCGATGGTGTCACGGTGCCGGATGTCGGGCCCTTGCCGACGGTAGTCCCGATACCGTCCTCTAATCTCAATTACACCGCCAAAATCGAACTTGGCAAGCAGCTCTATTTTGATGGGCGACTCTCCAAAAATAACGCGATCTCCTGCGCCTTCTGCCACAACCCCGGGACCGGATTTGCAGACCCCCGCCAGACCTCCATCGGAGTCGGCGGAGGCGTCGGAGGACGACAGTCTCCGACGGTCTACAATACGGGATTGAATCACGTTCAGTTTTGGGATGGTCGGGCACGTTCGCTTGAAGAACAGGCCATCGGGCCGATTCATAACCCTGTGGAGATGGCCGAGACGCATGAGCATGTGGTGGCCAAGCTAGGAAAGATCAAGGGGTATCAGCAACAATTCAAGGCTGTGTTTGGGACAGACGTCAATCTCCAGGGCATTGCCGAAGCGATTGCAGCCTATGAGCGCACGGTGCTCTCTACCAATTCCGCTTTTGATAGATATGTGTTAGGCGATCAGAAAGCCATGGATGAGGGGGCGGTTCGAGGAATGGCCCTGTTTAAGGGTAAGGCGCGGTGCATTCTCTGCCACAATGGGCCGAACTTCACCGACAATCAGTTTCACAACCTCGGCGTGCCCCAGGTCGGTCCGATGAAGGAAGACCTTGGACGCTTTGTCGTCAGCAGGGCGGAGAAAGATCGGGGCGCATTTAAAACGCCGACGCTCCGTAGCATCACGGAAACCGCCCCGTATATGCACGATGGCGCGTTTAAAACGCTTGACGAGGTCGTTGAGTTTTTGGATCAGGGCGGCGGGAGCAATCCTAATCTAAGTCCCCTCGCCAAGCCGTTGAACCTGACGGCGGAGGAGAAAAGCGATCTCGTTGCATTCTTGAAAGCGCTGGCCGGAGAGCCGATCCCGTTCAGCATGCCAAAATTGCCGAAATAAAACGCGAATCCTTTTGGGCTGCCTGTGACTCTCACGGGCAGATGCGTGTGCCTTGGTCAGGCTATTTGTCCAAGCATCGGTGTGTTCCAAC
It contains:
- a CDS encoding aldehyde dehydrogenase family protein, with protein sequence MTIQELFKTLGLMQEQPGGCLASATGSRTTDAGIVESRNPSTGEPLARVFGCSLADYEVLVAGSQQVQAAWRMVPAPKRGEVVRLIGQALREHKDALGTLVSLEVGKIKSEGDGEVQEMIDMADFAVGLSRMLYGQTMHSERARHRMYEQWHPLGVVGVITAFNFPVAVWAWNAFIAAVTGNTVLWKPSPKAPLCALAVQRLCSRVLEEAGYPGVFALVTTDRVELAERMVRDERLPLISFTGSVPVGRHVAEVVGHRLGRSLLELSGNNAVIVDETADLDLATRAIVFGAVGTAGQRCTSTRRLIVQESQYSKLVPRLLSAYAQVKIGDPLQFDVLMGPLIDGEAVAQYLAALEEVKKAGGEVLCGGRALSRPGHFVEPTIVRAQNHWDIVQRETFAPILYVMTYRTLDEAIRMHNAVPQGLSSALFTTHLRNSETFLSAIGSDCGIANVNIGTSGAEIGGAFGGEKNTGGGREAGSDAWKAYMRRQTNTINWGTELPLAQGVTFGRVEGGNDGARS
- a CDS encoding VOC family protein codes for the protein MMARMTADFLAQNSAGRMLRRALDDVGVGFIPVIDHVTIRTMDIDRRAEEFLALGYRYDETLHYDDWYAKVFRRAGYPALFVDQAYPDDRGKTSIIPRWVEKFGDQVFHHVAVRVEDIEQAILKLKAKGVVFAGEIVGARGGTLRQIFTAPEMLDGQPFSVLELAERHQGYQGFLPPQADSLMRSTMRGL
- the thrH gene encoding bifunctional phosphoserine phosphatase/homoserine phosphotransferase ThrH, with translation MQNPVIVCLDLEGVLVPEIWVNFAIKTGIEELKITTREMPDYDALMTRRLSILDQHGLTLADIQSVIDAMGPMEGAAEFIAWLRERTQVIILSDTFYEFALPLMRQLGYPTIFCNQLEVGPTGKIVNYKLRQPNQKKHAVAALKNLNFRVMAAGDAYNDTAMLGEAHAGFFFRPPDHLPKEFPQFPVTTTYAELQEQFRKAGNLRR
- a CDS encoding YkgJ family cysteine cluster protein, which codes for MSNHTAVEHFEISLQTPSGAISTAVGVPTGFVPITAILPLMRSLGEEAQVLEQRRLLEAGQRISCEKGCAACCRMLVPISVPEAFALTNAIDQLDQNERNRLLAKLDLAQQQLARAGILKQLSSLADSSEPLNDEAIEPLNRAYYALRMPCPFLDNETCSIYADRPAACRELAVTSPATECQEMTKQTVQPVPVAVRLSTALSLLWADLSGTAPRLIPLPLAVDWARRHKEEQTNQWAGTELFEKAMDKIWRYLSQEKARRSNA
- a CDS encoding ATP-dependent DNA helicase RecQ, with the translated sequence MDDLSTQLSRTFGFSAFRAGQREVMEAVLARRDAMAVMPTGQGKSLCYQLPATLLPGVTLVISPLIALMQDQVTSLKARGIAAAAFHSGLSEQERDRVVLDLKLRRLQLLYLAPERMQHERFLRLLRSLWVSLLVVDEAHCISQWGHDFRPDYLNIGRLRRELENPPCLALTATATARVQADLCDRLSLQDPLRLVTGFRRSNLALSVRLCRSRQEKLATLDRVVREYETGTILVYCATRRAVEEVAACLGQSQASVGYYHAGLSDEERRKVHDQFRAGAVRILAATNAFGMGIDKADVRLVVHFDIPGSLEAYYQEVGRAGRDGRPAACLLLFHERDVATQEYFIQQASKESGSSARADRMRTLLQDLLDYVSVSTCRQLAILDYFSDEAERALGPCGLCDRCVTTPRLSGDVVGDEAACAKAVLAAVSWCTGRFGVSRIVDMLRGSRSKALLTYGAEECPGYGGYHAWSKTALTRLVKALIEAGYLQVEGLEYPTLDLTRKGQEALKGIAPLLLCEQAEAPAASSLKPQGSGRDHAMAPLHTTVVDTQLFERLRQLRRELAEEEGVAPFVIFHDKTLRNIAGYKPVTLAALLEIPGIGEVKVERYGRRVLGVVNEVCD
- a CDS encoding YdcF family protein, which translates into the protein MAAVLTFVTTFLPVTPRRTAWLRRLTLSTALLVLLTATPLLSNSYMAMLEGRYPPFQAESSVRFDAIVVLAGGILPKGSLRPVDELMDASRQRTVCGTTYWRAGLAKKILLSGGDATVRRTGLLESHEMKRLAIELGVPESAILLEDRSRTTYENAIHTRTLLGNSRVLLVTDAYHMPRAMEFFVKQGLSVTPAPCGYKARHSPVQAWEHFTLFDLLPNSKALSMTTDAIEEVVGIFFYRLVGRD
- a CDS encoding ImmA/IrrE family metallo-endopeptidase, which encodes MVRIPNKVILPFGYHIMIRQVTDSEMDRQDSNADGIWDNEAKTIYIRKRLPVTRRRYILAHELGHAWLDWQHRYLDDGKARS
- a CDS encoding c-type cytochrome, producing MRSQQEVFFMVRSNATLRLILALLLLCALGAGSGSVQASPSGHAPHGTVTIDGVTVPDVGPLPTVVPIPSSNLNYTAKIELGKQLYFDGRLSKNNAISCAFCHNPGTGFADPRQTSIGVGGGVGGRQSPTVYNTGLNHVQFWDGRARSLEEQAIGPIHNPVEMAETHEHVVAKLGKIKGYQQQFKAVFGTDVNLQGIAEAIAAYERTVLSTNSAFDRYVLGDQKAMDEGAVRGMALFKGKARCILCHNGPNFTDNQFHNLGVPQVGPMKEDLGRFVVSRAEKDRGAFKTPTLRSITETAPYMHDGAFKTLDEVVEFLDQGGGSNPNLSPLAKPLNLTAEEKSDLVAFLKALAGEPIPFSMPKLPK
- a CDS encoding EVE domain-containing protein — translated: MADGRHYWLMKSEPEVFSIDDLAGSPKGTTSWDGVRNYQARNFMRAMKIGDQVLFYHSNANPPAVAGVAEVVKTAYPDATQFDKRDAHYDPASRPDQPRWDMVDIRFIRKFVAPLSLDLLRAQVGLKGMELLRKGSRLSVQPVRAAEWNEVIRLAEVQEGS
- a CDS encoding saccharopine dehydrogenase NADP-binding domain-containing protein; the encoded protein is MPQVLVLGAGKIGSLVAGLLSATGQYRVHLADLTLDAPKRLVDELSLSAVTPCALDVRRPDAVAAYVGSSPFDAVISSLPYFCNPTVAEIARAHQLHYFDLTEDVAVTGRVKAISAGADRAFIPQCGLAPGFISIVTNDLIGHFESIDNVKMRVGALPVHPSNALKYSLTWSTDGLINEYANVCVGIEGGEEVQLQPLEGYETIELDGLLYEAFNTSGGLGTLADTYRGRVRTMNYKTLRYPGHCEKIQFLMKDLKLNEDRETLKRILERAIPQTQQDVVLIYAAVTGTRQGELFEETYVKKVYPRTILGRLWSAIQVTTASSLCCVVDLVMARPSAYRGFVTQEHFHLQDVLSNRFGDCFRA